Proteins encoded together in one uncultured Sphaerochaeta sp. window:
- a CDS encoding DUF1653 domain-containing protein yields MVIPQEIQKGWYRHFKGGLYQVVDTVIESESLSTMVLYRPKDSDYLWVRPYQMFISEVTREGKTHKRFTYIGESLRE; encoded by the coding sequence ATGGTAATCCCCCAGGAAATACAAAAGGGTTGGTATCGGCATTTCAAGGGTGGTTTGTACCAAGTGGTGGATACGGTCATAGAAAGTGAATCGCTCTCCACCATGGTGCTCTACCGCCCTAAGGATAGCGATTACTTGTGGGTTCGCCCCTACCAGATGTTTATCTCTGAAGTGACACGGGAAGGGAAAACCCATAAACGGTTCACGTATATCGGAGAGAGCCTGAGAGAATAA
- a CDS encoding RNA-binding protein translates to MAKKIYVGNMSYRTTEEELRDLFAQYGTVLSANIIIDRETRRPKGFAFVEMEEDASADAAISELDGKDFGGRNLRVNEAIAKPRPAHGSYRQ, encoded by the coding sequence ATGGCAAAGAAAATTTATGTCGGAAACATGAGTTACCGGACAACCGAAGAAGAACTTCGGGACCTGTTCGCACAGTACGGTACTGTACTCAGTGCCAATATCATCATTGACCGCGAAACCCGACGCCCAAAAGGGTTCGCCTTCGTGGAAATGGAAGAGGATGCATCTGCCGATGCTGCGATTTCCGAGCTGGATGGCAAGGATTTCGGTGGGCGAAACCTTCGTGTGAATGAAGCAATCGCAAAACCCAGACCGGCACACGGCAGTTATCGCCAATAA
- a CDS encoding DUF92 domain-containing protein, whose translation MSEYANLVPPSGSLASHFNAFFFALPPAFWLLVGIMAVVATASYFAKQLTPGGAVAAFLVGFGTTWILGFGALATLLLFFLSAGVLGKIAKRALAFDVMKIHKKGGRRDASQVYANGLMALVSALLYALNPSIPFLVMFGASVGEAASDTFASEVGILSKTKPVSIITARPMTPGLSGAVSPLGLASGLLGAILVALCVWGCFLPITGKSALYVSVIALSSFFGCLLDSVLGATVQAHYYDEVGDRITEHAVVDGRILPLERGIRWVDNDVVNLLSNVASALFGMSLTLIIG comes from the coding sequence ATGAGTGAATACGCGAACCTGGTTCCCCCTAGTGGGTCACTGGCATCGCACTTCAATGCCTTCTTCTTCGCACTCCCTCCTGCCTTCTGGTTGTTGGTGGGTATCATGGCCGTGGTTGCAACAGCAAGTTATTTTGCCAAACAACTCACCCCTGGTGGAGCTGTGGCTGCTTTCTTGGTTGGGTTTGGCACTACTTGGATTCTTGGTTTCGGTGCACTGGCAACCTTGTTGCTTTTCTTCCTTTCTGCGGGGGTATTGGGAAAGATTGCAAAGCGTGCACTGGCCTTTGATGTGATGAAGATTCATAAGAAGGGTGGCAGGCGTGACGCTTCCCAGGTCTATGCCAATGGATTGATGGCATTGGTCAGTGCTCTGCTCTATGCCTTGAATCCTTCCATCCCCTTCTTGGTAATGTTTGGGGCTTCTGTAGGGGAGGCTGCAAGCGATACCTTCGCAAGTGAGGTCGGCATCCTCTCCAAAACCAAACCAGTTTCCATCATCACCGCTCGTCCCATGACTCCTGGTCTCAGTGGAGCTGTTAGTCCTCTGGGGCTTGCCAGTGGATTGTTGGGCGCAATACTGGTTGCTCTCTGTGTTTGGGGGTGTTTCCTGCCTATCACAGGGAAGAGTGCTCTCTATGTTTCAGTGATCGCATTAAGTTCCTTTTTTGGGTGTTTGCTCGATAGTGTGCTCGGTGCTACCGTCCAGGCTCACTACTATGATGAGGTGGGTGACCGCATTACCGAGCATGCAGTAGTGGATGGAAGAATCCTTCCACTTGAGAGAGGAATTCGTTGGGTCGATAATGATGTGGTTAACCTGCTGAGCAATGTGGCCTCAGCCCTGTTTGGCATGTCACTTACCCTGATAATTGGGTAA
- the groL gene encoding chaperonin GroEL (60 kDa chaperone family; promotes refolding of misfolded polypeptides especially under stressful conditions; forms two stacked rings of heptamers to form a barrel-shaped 14mer; ends can be capped by GroES; misfolded proteins enter the barrel where they are refolded when GroES binds): MAKQLQFNEEARKSLVAGVEKISRAVMATLGPKGRLVVLDKKFGAPTVTKDGVSVAREIELENPFENMGAQLLKEVATKTNDVAGDGTTTATVLAWSIIKEGMKSVAAGVNPMGIRRGIDKAVADAVAEIKKQAKMIKDKEEIAQVASISANNDRTIGDEIANAMEKVGLDGVITVEESKTIETTTDFVEGMQFDRGYLSAYFCNNRDTMTALLDDPFILIYDKKISNMKELLPLLEKVAQASKPLLIIAEDVDGEALATLVVNSVRGILNVVAVKAPGFGDRRKAMLEDIAILTGGEVISEELGLKLENADLSQLGRAKSIKVEKENTTIINGNGKQSDIKDRIAQIKAQIGDTTSDYDREKLQERLAKLAGGVAVLNVGAATEVELKEKKHRVEDALSATRAAIEEGVIPGGGVALIQAVQVMDKMDISKFTEDEQVGYKIVRRALEEPIRQIAQNAGLDGSLIADKCKHEKPGIGYDAESGKWVNMSESGIIDPVKVTRSALQNAASIASLILTTECVVTDIPEPASPASPGPEGMGGMM, from the coding sequence ATGGCAAAACAATTGCAGTTCAATGAAGAGGCACGCAAGTCCCTAGTGGCTGGTGTTGAAAAGATCTCCCGCGCAGTAATGGCAACGCTTGGCCCGAAAGGTCGCCTGGTTGTTCTCGACAAGAAGTTCGGTGCTCCGACTGTCACGAAAGACGGTGTTTCCGTAGCACGCGAAATCGAGCTGGAGAACCCGTTTGAAAACATGGGTGCCCAGCTTCTGAAGGAAGTTGCAACCAAGACCAACGATGTTGCAGGTGATGGTACCACCACCGCTACCGTTCTTGCCTGGTCCATTATCAAGGAAGGCATGAAGAGTGTGGCCGCAGGTGTCAACCCAATGGGTATTCGCCGTGGTATCGACAAGGCTGTTGCTGACGCCGTTGCCGAGATCAAGAAACAGGCCAAGATGATCAAGGACAAGGAAGAGATTGCACAAGTCGCTTCCATCAGTGCAAACAATGATCGCACCATTGGTGATGAGATCGCCAATGCGATGGAGAAGGTTGGTCTGGACGGAGTAATAACCGTTGAAGAGTCCAAGACCATTGAGACCACCACTGATTTCGTGGAAGGAATGCAGTTCGATCGTGGCTATCTCTCTGCATATTTCTGCAATAACCGCGATACCATGACCGCTCTTCTTGATGATCCTTTCATCCTTATCTATGACAAGAAAATCAGCAACATGAAAGAGTTGCTTCCTTTGCTCGAGAAGGTTGCACAGGCAAGTAAGCCGTTGCTTATCATCGCAGAGGATGTGGACGGTGAAGCTCTTGCAACTTTGGTTGTAAACAGCGTTCGTGGCATCTTGAACGTCGTTGCTGTAAAGGCTCCTGGATTTGGTGATCGCCGTAAGGCAATGCTTGAGGATATCGCTATCCTCACCGGTGGCGAGGTCATCAGTGAAGAGCTTGGCCTGAAACTTGAGAATGCTGATCTTTCCCAACTTGGACGCGCAAAGAGCATCAAGGTTGAGAAGGAGAATACCACGATCATCAACGGGAATGGTAAGCAGAGCGACATCAAGGACCGTATTGCCCAGATCAAGGCACAGATTGGGGACACAACCAGCGATTATGATCGCGAGAAGCTCCAGGAACGTTTGGCTAAACTTGCCGGTGGCGTTGCAGTCCTGAATGTAGGTGCTGCTACCGAAGTTGAGCTGAAAGAGAAGAAGCACCGAGTTGAGGATGCTCTTTCCGCTACCCGCGCAGCAATCGAGGAAGGCGTCATCCCTGGTGGTGGTGTTGCACTCATCCAGGCTGTTCAGGTAATGGACAAGATGGATATCTCGAAGTTCACTGAAGATGAGCAGGTCGGATACAAGATTGTTCGTCGTGCACTTGAGGAGCCGATTCGCCAGATTGCCCAGAACGCTGGACTTGATGGTTCACTCATCGCTGACAAGTGCAAGCATGAAAAGCCGGGTATCGGTTATGATGCTGAGAGTGGCAAGTGGGTCAATATGTCCGAAAGCGGTATTATCGATCCGGTAAAGGTCACCAGAAGTGCATTGCAGAACGCTGCATCCATCGCTTCTTTGATTCTTACCACTGAATGTGTTGTAACAGATATTCCAGAACCCGCATCTCCTGCTTCTCCTGGACCTGAGGGTATGGGCGGGATGATGTAA
- the yajC gene encoding preprotein translocase subunit YajC, producing the protein MLSLISAMAAPETAGAAGSTGSMMTTFVTFGLIIVIFYFLIIRPQKKRDKETKEMLSSIKKGDKVVSIGGIHGTVVAVKETTVVVKVDDNTRMEFSRNAISSIVNRKGDGATASSKKKSKKEEQVSAPEKSVEAPVEEVPAEAEAEKKDK; encoded by the coding sequence ATGCTTTCATTGATTAGTGCTATGGCAGCCCCTGAAACGGCCGGCGCCGCAGGTTCAACCGGTTCGATGATGACGACCTTTGTTACGTTCGGTCTCATCATTGTTATCTTCTATTTCTTGATTATCCGTCCGCAAAAGAAGCGGGACAAGGAAACCAAGGAGATGCTCTCCTCTATTAAGAAAGGGGATAAGGTTGTCTCGATTGGTGGAATTCATGGAACCGTTGTTGCGGTGAAAGAGACTACCGTGGTGGTAAAGGTTGACGACAACACACGTATGGAGTTCTCCAGAAATGCTATCAGCAGCATCGTAAACAGAAAGGGCGATGGTGCAACTGCTTCCAGCAAGAAGAAGAGCAAAAAGGAAGAGCAGGTATCTGCTCCTGAGAAGAGTGTTGAGGCTCCCGTTGAGGAAGTCCCTGCTGAAGCTGAAGCTGAGAAGAAAGACAAATAA
- the secD gene encoding protein translocase subunit SecD codes for MKKRSRLVVVLVVVLLCGFFLYPTIAWYGFVPQDTKELATGSNVQIKEYSRGQASRDLRSLKELVADDPQATLPSEFSYLKDYAKENYKAMKRSVPRNWTLEALFAGFYNEQDMFDSAESYYRTSLLELKTLGNKALQLGLDLEGGMSILLEADVASYEDKIGKTASSSEISEAIRQDIEILEKRIDQFGVSEPVIRLQGDDQILIEIPGAADPERVNSFLRGKGSLVFKIVDTTLTAELNAFYTENPSEVYTDTGALKQPDFLPAGKIAAGYYISDEYGIDELESYVVVEDEIGLDGIHLESATTATDGITGRPVVNFQLDSLGGDIFYKLTSTHVGDTMAVVMDGKVKAMATINEGIRSNVQISGFDAEEAADLAIVLRTAALPIELVVSSQQAVGATLGEDAVSAGLKAIAVGLALVIILMFAYYHVSGLVANLALLLNLFFMISVLSAFNFTLTLTSVAGLILTLGMAVDTNVIIFERIKEERRLGKSDVAAIKAGFDKAFWTVMDANITTIIAALVLSQLGSSAVKGFANTLAIGIVSSVFTALFVSHLIFDATVAQREGKKLHISWRKN; via the coding sequence ATGAAAAAACGGAGTCGTCTGGTGGTCGTTCTGGTGGTCGTCTTGTTGTGCGGGTTCTTCCTCTATCCCACGATTGCTTGGTATGGATTCGTACCGCAGGACACCAAGGAACTTGCAACAGGCTCAAATGTACAGATTAAGGAGTATTCCCGTGGACAGGCTTCACGCGATCTCCGCTCGCTCAAGGAGTTGGTCGCTGATGACCCACAGGCAACCCTGCCTTCTGAGTTCTCCTATCTAAAGGATTACGCGAAGGAAAATTACAAAGCCATGAAGCGTTCAGTTCCCCGTAATTGGACTCTTGAAGCATTGTTTGCTGGGTTCTATAACGAACAGGATATGTTCGATTCAGCTGAGTCCTACTACCGCACGTCCTTGCTTGAACTGAAGACTTTGGGAAACAAAGCACTACAGCTGGGCTTGGACCTTGAAGGTGGTATGAGTATTCTCTTGGAGGCTGATGTTGCTTCCTATGAGGATAAGATTGGTAAGACTGCATCCTCGAGTGAGATTTCTGAGGCAATTCGCCAGGATATCGAGATTCTTGAGAAACGAATTGACCAGTTTGGTGTCAGTGAGCCTGTCATCCGTTTACAAGGTGATGACCAGATTCTCATTGAGATTCCAGGTGCTGCAGACCCAGAGCGTGTTAACTCCTTCCTTCGTGGTAAGGGCTCCCTTGTCTTCAAGATTGTCGACACCACCCTTACCGCTGAGTTGAATGCTTTCTACACTGAGAATCCTTCTGAGGTTTATACCGATACTGGTGCACTGAAGCAGCCTGATTTCTTGCCTGCTGGTAAGATTGCTGCTGGTTATTATATCAGTGACGAGTATGGGATCGATGAGCTGGAGAGCTATGTGGTAGTAGAGGATGAAATCGGCCTTGATGGAATCCACCTTGAAAGTGCAACTACCGCAACCGATGGAATCACCGGTCGACCAGTGGTCAACTTCCAGCTGGACAGCCTTGGTGGCGATATCTTCTACAAGCTCACATCTACCCACGTTGGAGATACCATGGCAGTTGTGATGGACGGCAAGGTTAAGGCCATGGCCACCATCAATGAAGGGATCAGGAGCAACGTTCAGATTTCCGGGTTCGATGCTGAGGAAGCAGCTGACCTTGCTATCGTTCTTCGTACCGCTGCACTTCCCATCGAGCTGGTCGTCAGCAGCCAACAGGCTGTTGGTGCTACCCTTGGTGAAGATGCTGTATCGGCCGGTTTGAAGGCCATTGCTGTTGGACTTGCACTGGTAATCATTCTGATGTTCGCCTACTACCACGTCAGTGGCCTTGTGGCAAACCTCGCATTGTTGCTTAACTTGTTCTTCATGATCAGTGTTCTCTCTGCTTTCAATTTCACGTTGACCTTGACCAGTGTTGCCGGTCTTATCCTTACCTTGGGTATGGCTGTTGATACCAATGTCATCATCTTTGAGCGTATCAAGGAAGAGCGAAGGTTGGGCAAGAGTGATGTTGCCGCAATCAAGGCAGGATTTGATAAAGCATTCTGGACTGTCATGGATGCAAACATAACCACAATCATTGCAGCTCTGGTACTCTCCCAGCTTGGAAGTAGTGCAGTCAAGGGCTTTGCGAATACCCTTGCTATCGGTATTGTGAGCTCGGTATTTACTGCGTTGTTTGTTTCGCATCTTATTTTTGATGCGACCGTCGCCCAACGTGAGGGCAAGAAGCTACACATCAGCTGGAGGAAAAACTAA
- the secF gene encoding protein translocase subunit SecF gives MLKKDIPVIKLRWYAWALAVVLLLAGGISFAVLGGFNLGVDFESGLSQRIQIAPIGLEVTYAGNKDAVLAVSGSGLNLEVRGDEGVSSTSFSASEYPTAQDLATALGAVQNINVAVVDGSLETAQLLSGYGFPATLSAEPTKLNFQSSGNANIEDVRSALDSLGNVRVQTVGVDGSQTFQVRLGIKEGATQDSMETEVKNALNAAFGAGNVVVLQSDYIGPKFSATLLSSSILAIVVAMALILLYIWVRFRFAYAVSSLIALVHDILMMLTVITLFRFEFSGITVAALLTIIGYSLNNTIVIFDRIRENVALAPDASLSVNIDHSVTQSLSRTVMSAVTTLIAIIPLAIFASGDIQLFAVKMGFGILFGTYSSNLLAPAMLYWISNAQAKKKEKKAE, from the coding sequence ATGCTTAAGAAAGATATTCCTGTTATCAAGCTTCGCTGGTACGCCTGGGCTTTGGCTGTAGTCCTCCTGCTCGCCGGAGGTATCTCCTTCGCTGTGTTGGGTGGTTTTAACCTGGGTGTTGATTTTGAAAGTGGATTGAGCCAGAGAATTCAGATAGCTCCCATTGGATTGGAAGTTACCTATGCTGGGAACAAGGATGCAGTCCTTGCTGTCTCAGGTTCTGGCCTTAATCTTGAAGTTCGCGGTGATGAAGGGGTTTCCAGTACCAGCTTCAGTGCTTCCGAGTATCCAACTGCACAGGATCTTGCAACTGCGCTTGGTGCAGTGCAGAACATCAATGTGGCAGTTGTTGACGGGTCATTGGAAACAGCTCAGCTCCTCAGTGGGTATGGATTTCCTGCAACGCTCTCTGCTGAACCTACCAAGCTGAATTTCCAGAGCAGTGGAAATGCAAACATCGAAGATGTACGTTCTGCTTTGGATTCACTGGGTAATGTACGTGTGCAGACCGTTGGGGTGGATGGAAGCCAGACCTTCCAGGTCCGTCTCGGCATCAAGGAAGGTGCAACTCAGGATTCCATGGAAACCGAAGTGAAGAATGCATTGAATGCTGCATTCGGTGCTGGTAATGTAGTGGTTCTCCAGAGTGATTACATTGGACCGAAGTTCAGTGCAACGTTACTTTCCAGCTCCATCCTCGCCATCGTGGTTGCAATGGCCTTGATCCTCCTCTATATCTGGGTCAGGTTCCGTTTTGCTTATGCAGTGTCATCCTTGATTGCACTTGTGCATGATATCTTGATGATGCTTACGGTAATTACGCTCTTCCGCTTTGAGTTCTCTGGTATCACTGTTGCAGCGCTGCTGACCATCATTGGTTACTCACTGAACAATACAATCGTTATCTTCGATCGTATCCGTGAGAATGTGGCATTGGCACCAGATGCTTCGTTGAGTGTGAATATTGACCATAGCGTTACACAGTCATTGAGTAGAACGGTAATGAGTGCAGTCACCACCTTGATCGCTATCATCCCGCTCGCAATCTTTGCTTCCGGTGACATCCAGCTCTTTGCAGTGAAGATGGGATTTGGTATCCTCTTTGGAACCTACTCATCCAACCTGCTTGCGCCTGCGATGCTTTACTGGATCAGCAATGCTCAGGCAAAGAAAAAAGAGAAGAAAGCAGAGTAA
- the ispH gene encoding 4-hydroxy-3-methylbut-2-enyl diphosphate reductase, which translates to MKLILSRTMGYCKGVSRALDLATSALQEAKDAHKPVYSLGKLIHNDDTCAFFADQGMQVITGAEGHEPGLVVLRAHGVPERVRSSFVEAGFDLVDATCPVVKHNLSRISAYAPTHTILIVGHPGHPETLAMRGVQCEGKVCDTILISGPEDVGTPEPGKSYVVFVQTTFDQGLWNTIQKALREWEQYGCTMLFANEVCPSSINRRQATLELTDACDAVVVIGGKESANTRALYQLVREKGKMAWHIENETEITDDMRSYDILGITAGASTPSLVIQRVIDRLQQE; encoded by the coding sequence ATGAAACTGATACTTTCCAGAACCATGGGATATTGCAAGGGGGTGTCCAGGGCCTTGGACCTTGCTACCTCTGCATTGCAGGAGGCAAAAGACGCCCACAAGCCTGTATATTCCTTGGGTAAGCTTATTCATAACGATGACACGTGTGCCTTTTTCGCTGATCAGGGGATGCAGGTTATTACAGGAGCAGAGGGGCATGAGCCCGGATTGGTTGTACTGCGTGCACATGGAGTACCCGAAAGGGTGCGATCTTCTTTTGTGGAAGCCGGTTTTGACTTGGTTGATGCTACATGTCCGGTAGTGAAGCATAACCTCTCAAGAATTTCTGCATATGCACCTACGCATACCATCTTGATTGTTGGGCACCCTGGTCATCCAGAGACGCTTGCCATGCGAGGGGTCCAGTGCGAAGGGAAGGTCTGCGATACCATCCTGATTTCTGGTCCTGAGGATGTCGGTACCCCGGAACCAGGCAAATCCTACGTGGTGTTTGTGCAGACAACGTTTGATCAGGGATTATGGAATACCATTCAAAAAGCCTTAAGGGAATGGGAGCAGTATGGATGTACGATGCTCTTTGCCAATGAGGTCTGTCCCAGTTCCATCAATCGTCGGCAGGCCACCCTTGAGCTGACTGATGCATGTGATGCAGTGGTGGTGATAGGGGGAAAGGAGAGTGCAAACACCAGGGCGCTCTACCAATTGGTACGAGAAAAGGGAAAGATGGCCTGGCATATAGAGAATGAAACAGAAATTACCGACGATATGCGCAGCTATGATATACTGGGTATAACAGCAGGGGCTTCAACCCCCTCTCTGGTGATTCAACGCGTAATCGATAGGTTGCAACAGGAGTGA